The nucleotide window tgTGTAGGAATAATttcgattcatacacattccatacaaacaattttttttgattgtgtaaaactgctttgcgacaatgtcaattgttaaaaggtgctatacagataaaattaaatagaaaaaattttgtgtacagttgttgatGCTTTAAACAGCTCTTAACTAatttccagtcattttaaatctccttagttgtttttacTTGATCCATGCCAGTTATTTGACGTTTATGAAACGTGACTGTAAATACACAAATTCTATTGTTTTCCTTGACATTTTAGTTGTACTGACTGAATTCACAGACAAGTTTTAATGGTctacatacaaataaataaaactagatttaaataagcaaagtgCCTATTTTATAAGATTATTTACACCATTATTAGTTTTAACTCAATGCTCCCAGTTATACATGAGAAACCATTGCACCAGGTAGCGTTAGCATTAGCACCATTATAAGAAAGTCCTCATGGCAGAACCTGAACGCACTGTAGGCTGACTGTTttctcaaaaaacaaaaagggacaATATCAAGTAACAAGTCTTAAACCAGGTGGAAAACATCCTATGATCTTTATTCATTAAGTATACTAAGACATTACAGAATGTGTAGAGCTGCTTCTCAGAGCAGTCGTCAGGTCACTTTGGGTAGAAACACATGCTAACACGGCACCGGCGCCAGCTCAGTCATCATGTTTAAGTTTCCGGATTTTGCCCTTATGGCGGTCGATCTCGCGCTGCAGGCGCTCGATCTCCTTCTTGTGGTGCTCGATCTCGTCCTGGTGGTGCTGCCTCAGAGCGGCCAGCTGCTCCTTCTCTTtttgcctgcacacacacaaataattcaTCAAGCCTAAGTTTGCAAAAATTTACCATTCAATTTTTGTCTCGTGTGGATCACAGAACATTGAGTGTATCTGAATTTCtcctaaaaacaacaacaaaattcaATTAAGGCCTTCTATTAAGAAGCAGCGTTTGTGTTTTCCAAGAAGAACCGTTCAGTTCCACCATTATTCTTAGAATATATTTAATGCTGGCACAAATAAACTGCTCTGATAGTCTCATTCAACCACAAAAGATCCATCCACATTTAGCTCCTTGTTACCCTCAAACCACACACTTCCTTTAAAATAcatctcattttattttaaaatggattataAACAATTTATCAAGTCCGTGAAAATAATTCATGTAGCAACATGTGACACTCGGGTGAGCATTACTCTCATAAGTCAGGCTGCTAGAACTCAGAAGGGGAAAACCAAAAACGAAACCACCTGAAATGAAATCAAGTCGATAAATAGTGGTGGCTCCCACagggaataataaaaataggacATGCTAAAGGACACTTTGCACATGAAGCAGAAACAAACTCACtgctttaaattctttaaaataaagggGAGAAATCTTATAAAATGCTCCATAATCAGCACACTGAATTTAGCAAAAATATCAGCCATGGGTACTACATATACGCTTATatccgctcaaaagtttggtaTCCCTTAgaaatgtaattgtttttcaaagaAACGCACAAAATAAGTCTGAAtagaaaacagcaaaaaaacatttggcaGCAATTACAGCCCGTCAGACTATAGGAACACTAGCTTTTTCAAGATAACCTGATCAGATTTCAACCCGTACTTCCTGAAATATCTCCCACAAGATGGATTGGCTTGATGGAGCCTTCCTCCGCATTGTGCGGTCACGCTGATCCCACAACAGCTCAATAAGGGTTTAGATCCAGAGACTGTGCTGGTCGCTTCATTACAATCAGGATTCCGGCTAACTTTAATTGGTTGTAAAATGGATAAAATTGCATGAAAGCGTTTTTCTCTGGAAAACAGAAGAAATTTCCAAGTGATCCCAAACCATTAAACGTTAGTCTATTGGTGGTTGGGATCTGCTATGTTGCATTGATGCCACCTTCTGGCCTTGATCACCCTTTTCAATTTAATATTCTCTAGTTTTTctagttaagaaaaaaaaagcttgaaccTTTATTGCATTTAGGtaggtttttcttttatttaatttatttatttattttaattcacctAGTTCTCAACTTAGTTACACTTGCTGTTCCTTTTCAAGTTTGcattacttgtgtgtgtgtgtgtgtgtgtgtgtgtgtgtgtgtgtgtatatatatatatatatatatatatatatatattagtgctgtcaatcgcttaaaaaaaattaactaattaatcgcacaattttttttgcaattaatcgtgattaatcacaattaaaagactgaaactttttggatatgtgaatgtaaataattaatgtaaactcaagacaatgaaactatttaaattcaaatatgattgtttattggaatttttgtttaacttgtaacacagattttctcatgtaaacaacatacctgcaataaaccatcaatattttccaaattaactgttggcttgaaagccatatttattacagaaataaaaacacagctatgtgccatttgtgtcatttgaatttcaaaaccatcaatgcaatttacattggcgaggccttgtagagattgtttcggtggggtgttttgcttttaagtgatatgtcaaagacgaattacttctctggtatttaaattcggctttgcaaaatgtacagattacttttgttttatccacagaaccatccggcagagttttatacagaaactttccgtctaaaagtccatAGAGACATTGAACACATGTCGGCCACAACagaaaactgcaaccgcgttaattttttttaatgcgttaaatatttcaaattaatcgcatgcgttaacgcactaatttttacagcactaatatatatatatatatatatatagagagagagagagagagagagagaaaaagtgaaataaaacagcTTATGGTTAAAGCTgtgtaattgaaataaataggccacACATTTATCTTTTGGTTAACTGATCTTCAGTCAGTTTTCTATTCAGAATCGATTCACAATTATTCCAGTAAACCTGCAAATATTCAATGGCTTTCTGACGGTCTTGACGAATTCCTTAAAAACattagagaaaaaaagtaaataaaaactacTTCCAGCTTCTGCAGATACTGATGTTTTGTGAGAGTATTGCTGCTTCTTCCTTTTGGTTTATGGTgcaaaataaaccaaacaagAGTGTGGAGCAGAAAAGTGCGGGTGAAGATTTCGCAGCAGTCCAGTGTTTATTAAATACTATTAATAATTTGAAACCTGTTAGACATATAACTACAATTGCAAAAATCAAATAGATTTACGAGCTACAGAATACAATCCACAGCTCATGTTAGAGTTAGTATAGTGATTAAATCAGAGCAAACGTTTCTTTAAACACTTATTGATgagaaaaaaaggctaaaacagCAGGAAAATGTGTACTTAGATGAGTACTAAAATAGTGTACCTGAGTGTAAAATGAGTACCTGAAATAGCGCTCCTCTTCTGCTGCCTCTTTCTTGCCGAAGGCTCCGCCCGCTTCTCTGATGGAgcctccacctcctccacctTTACCCGCACCTTTGCCCAACTCACCTAACTGTTCAGAGACAGAAAGTGTGTAGATAACAACCCATATTAACATTCAGTAAATTCATGTCCTCtcaacatttaagaaattatttATACCTGAGATGATTATGTGacatataataaacatttcctTGAACAGTGCAGCTGCATGTACATATTAATTGTGCTGCTTGTGATGTTAAGATCTAGTTGCTACACAAAAtctgtccactagatggcagtacagTGAATGAAGCTTTATGAAATGAACCTTTTTGTGAAACTATTGGCTGGAACGCCTCAACACCTAAATGAGGATTCATCTGGCCATcactaataaaaacaataaggaGGGCATACGGTTCAATCTCGCactaagcaatttccctctgggattaataaagttctttgaatcttgaatttgaATCTTAATGCCCAAAATGGGAGGGTTggatcaggaagggcattcggcataaaacctgtgccaagttatgTAAGCAAATCTGATTGCGCCCCCTCGACAGTGATCTTGTAAACAGTGTAAcaaattgttttgttgttgttcctcttcttttaatttaacatcTCATTCTTCACATATAGGCAAATAAAGCAAGGGTTTAGTAAATTGGATTTCTGAAATGTGAAATCAGGAcagaaatgtacaaaataaatcataatattgTATTGAAGATCATAATTGCTGTATGCAGTAGACCACTTTTGTATTGAAAGGGGACCAGGATCCCATTCTGCTGGCTACCACCGAAGGTATATTTCACACCTGTCATGAAACACTGGAGGTCCACTTTAATGCCGAGGTGCTGGTGGCGTTCTTCATTGTTTAATGgcggttggaatccagtaggttaGCTACTGTAGCGCCAACCCTAGGTCTCATTCTCCCTCATCTTTCTGGCTGATTTTCCAGACCAGTATCCCTTAAAACGTCGAATGCATCCTTCCCTAATCTTGTCTTAAACTCTTCATCTAGTTTATCCAGTATTACCACACACACCATTTCTTCTCAACACGTTTCCTCTCAGTAGCACTCTGCGTGTTTATTCGGAGTTGTGCAAGTTGCATCACTGCCACCTACAGATGTCTCTCTCCCTCAGCTTCCCTGGTTCTTTAGAGATGACTTTCTTTGGTGTGTTAAGGCACCAGGATAGGGCTGGGCGATTAATCGAAAAATAATCGAAATCGGCATTCAGAACCTATAATCGATCAAATTATCCCAGGTCGATTATTTTGAttactttccctttaaaaacaCTACCGCGTGTGTTACGTGACCCCGCTCTGTTATGTTATTCTGCCGACATGTCGAGCATGGAgaccttaaacactgagacaactAAGCAACAAGAGCAGCTTGTACCAAAGAAAAACGCAGTCTCCGttatttggacacattttgGCTTCATTAAGAATGACATTgaacaaaatgaagtcagatgTAGACACTGTAGAAAAACAGTTGACGCCCAAAGGTAACACCACTAATTTGTTTCAACACTGTGACTGTTCGTTTTAGGCAATGTGTGCTTTAATTTCAGTTGTTCAACATTGATcttcaataaataatcataGTAGATAGTGTGCATTTccttcaattattttaaaatcaagaaATGCACCCTTTATTCAAAAATCTCTCACTTGTAAAATGTGagcatatttactgtacaaaaccTGTCAGTAAACTATgagggcaaaaataaataaaataatcgttCATTAATCGCAATCAagttaaaatgttcaattaatcGAGATTTTGATTTGAGGCCAAATCACCCAGCCCTACACCAGGATACTGATAGGAAGGTTGACGGTTCGAGCCCAGGTTGATGCTGTTgtgcccttaagcaaggcccttaattaACCCTGTCTCCTCCAAGGGAGCCTTATAATGGCTGACACTGCGCTCTTctaacaagaagctggaatatgtgaaaaataaattgtttcacTGTGCACAAATCAAATTTGATTTAGTATTTAAATGTCCATTGCCTCTCTAGTTTTTGGAGCTGCGatgtcatctctctctctccctcatgcTATTTcctatttattatcattataatccTCCAATAAGAAGTCCATTGTGATCTCATAAGAAGCTGCATCTCATATGAAGCCCATTGTGACTTTGCATGGTCCTGTAGATTAATGAGAGGAAATCCACTACACTGAGCAGATGTGATCTTTATTGAAGCAGCAGAAAAAATCCCTTTCGTACTCACGGGTCTCAGTAGCTCGCGCCGCACAAACGCACCTGACAATGACTCAGGCCTGTGCGCGTGCGTTCGTGCAGGTGCCAGCAAAGGAGATCACAGACCTGTTATTGTTTTACTTACATAACACCGTAGATGACCTTGATGTTTACTATTTGAAGGTCACCTATTTCATCCATTTAACAAACACAGTgatggaaaaacaacaaaaaaaaatttgttcattattattaatttttttcaggaATACTTTCATGACAATCATCTCTCCACACAGGCATGCATGATTGCCGTGCACATCCCAAAAGAGCAGGTCCAATCCCAATCTCCGCCCTGTTTCCTACCCATGTGCCCTACTCAAGCTGTACAGGTTAACTCCCATCTCCAGCCACACGAAGCGCACTAGAGCTCCGAAAGGAACGAGTCCACAATGGCGCTAGGGCTGAAAAACAAACCAAGCGAATAAAGAAACAGGCACAGAAAGGTGTGTATATACCTGGTCCGACCCCATGCGGATCTGAGTGGTGAAATAACTGCGTAAACCGGTCCTTAACAGCCGCGCCATGCTCCTCTCACTGCCTGATACACCCTGTGCGCGGCGGAGTCGGTGTCCTTGTATCGCTGCTTTAAAAATCCGGAACTACTTGAGTGCCTTATGAACTTTGGCAGGCGGTGACGTCACAGAGCAGGACGTGATTCAACCGCCATCTGGCGGTTGTTCGAGGCATCGCAAGTCCGTTCGCCTACATTCTTCATAAACTCCTTCTAAATCTATGTATTAGgacttaaaggtcctacacattatatttttcattaaattttaatatgatctttagggtcctaatgaaaagtttgtattatacgttaattaaaaattcaaaaggattgtgtaaaaaaaacactacttttacctggtaaaaactagctctgttctcagcaacctgtttcagtacatgctaatttaaatgctcatgacctctgctgagcccgccccgttctgtggggcgtgacacgtagggtatagcgacggaagtgtagtccagtgcgggcaatgctttggactgcattacccacaaagcattgccacaacgcagtgctttgtgggtaatgcagtccaaactggaaaactatggattatagagcccgagcctgttttcttcagtcgtttttggtttgatttaagtacggaacctacgcggaagtttgtaatatcgcctgacaacgcagaaattaaaagaatggacatgcatcgacccgtttgtctttctcatcactgcatgtgcatgaattaacgggctgttgcgctgccgcgagcaacaacaaaaaaaaagcggagaaacttaccgagagagatacggacgcgatgtgtttactgatgtgtttacatgacttcttaatcttcgacagacatcgttataaaccatctaacgttacaaaggtaagcataatatagttttccgactacatacacagtttgcaactagacaatcacctcaatgcattgtttattataaacgggcgattagggattatatagagacggctgtacacagagaagaagccataaccatgttctatgagagtataaattaacttacactccgcattcatcgtgattattagaaaaggcgatctgcaaagagtcatagtaaaataaatcacactcactgagcctggtgaagatgaagcaggaacacgaagcgttagtacagatccattttttaggagcagcttcctagtaaaaccagctttatattgacccgcgtttataaagcagtctggtgaaaaat belongs to Clarias gariepinus isolate MV-2021 ecotype Netherlands chromosome 2, CGAR_prim_01v2, whole genome shotgun sequence and includes:
- the atp5if1a gene encoding ATPase inhibitor A, mitochondrial; translation: MARLLRTGLRSYFTTQIRMGSDQLGELGKGAGKGGGGGGSIREAGGAFGKKEAAEEERYFRQKEKEQLAALRQHHQDEIEHHKKEIERLQREIDRHKGKIRKLKHDD